A genomic window from Plasmodium malariae genome assembly, chromosome: 10 includes:
- the PmUG01_10013300 gene encoding mitochondrial ribosomal protein S16 precursor, putative encodes MIRRLFLPYFSKDKGPPRIRCQINGVKRKRFYKIVVANQKDKKNGKHIEVLGTYVNKNNIKEKLNTYNISNPDNDYYYNNVENIKEIRLRFNRVKFWLAANCNFSDHMKYVLSLCKIIPQYPIKYSRRCSDKYYYKYNEIINKHKLIQAEKINNFLKTDLNIQYMNNFDDPTTEHKEQDDYIYTPEELTYLKKLSKNRNIEFEHADKIRKIIR; translated from the coding sequence CAAAAGATAAAGGCCCCCCAAGAATCAGATGCCAAATAAACGGtgtaaaaagaaaacgattttacaaaattgtaGTTGCTAATcaaaaagataagaaaaatggaaaacatATAGAAGTCTTAGGTACATAtgtgaataaaaataatataaaagaaaaattaaacacATATAACATTTCTAATCCTGataatgattattattataacaatgtagaaaatattaaagaaattagATTACGATTTAATAGAGTTAAATTTTGGTTAGCTGCAAATTGTAATTTTAGTGATCATATGAAATACGTTTTAAgcttatgtaaaataataccTCAGTATCCAATAAAATACAGCAGGAGATGTTCCgacaaatattattataaatataatgaaattataaataaacataaattaatacaAGCTGAAAAAAtcaacaattttttaaaaacagatttaaatatacaatatatgaataattttgaTGACCCTACAACAGAACACAAAGAACAagatgattatatatatactcctGAAGAACTTACCTATCTTAAAAAACTatcaaaaaatagaaatatagaATTTGAGCATGCAGACAAAATTAGGAAAATCATAAGGTAA